A DNA window from Ahaetulla prasina isolate Xishuangbanna chromosome 7, ASM2864084v1, whole genome shotgun sequence contains the following coding sequences:
- the GLT8D2 gene encoding glycosyltransferase 8 domain-containing protein 2 isoform X2, with amino-acid sequence MALLRKIQKTPSAILTNESIDLESIEEMEEEIPVVLCAAAGRMGATIAAINSIYTNTDSNVLFYIVGIKSSIPHIRKWIENSKLKDIKFKIVEFNPMVLKGKIRPDATRPELLQPLNFVRFYLPLLTHEHEKVIYLDDDVIVQGDIQDLYDTKLIGGHAAAFSDDCDLPSTHEMVRSVGMQNTYMGFLDYRKQTIRDLGISPSTCTFNPGVIVANMTEWKHQRITKQLEKWMQKNVAENLYSSTLAGGVATSPMLIVFHGKYTTINPLWHIRHLGWSPDARYSEHFLQEAKLLHWNGRYKPWGYPSGHIDFWEKWFVPDPSGTFKLIRPNS; translated from the exons ATGGCTTTATTACGAAAAA TTCAAAAGACGCCATCTGCTATTCTGACTAATGAATCCA TTGATTTGGAGAGCATAGAGgagatggaagaagaaattccAGTTGTGCTATGTGCTGCTGCAGGCAGAATGGGTGCAACAATAGCTGCAATCAACAGTATTTATACCAACACGGATTCAAATGTCTTGTTCTACATAGTTGGGATAAAGAGCAGCATTCCACATATCAG GAAGTGGATTGAAAACTCTAAATTGAAAGATATCAAGTTTAAAATTGTGGAATTCAATCCTATGGTGCTTAAAGGGAAAATCAGACCAGACGCAACACGTCCTGAATTACTTCAGCCT CTAAACTTTGTTCGATTTTACCTCCCTCTACTTACCCATGAacatgaaaaagtgatttatcttgATGATGATGTGATTGTACAAG GAGACATCCAAGATCTATATGATACGAAGTTAATCGGAGGACATGCTGCAGCTTTTTCAGATGACTGTGATCTACCTTCAACTCATGAAATGGTTAGAAGCGTAGGaatgcag AACACTTATATGGGCTTCCTGGACTATCGAAAGCAAACAATCCGAGATCTTGGTATAAGTCCCAGCACCTGCACATTTAATCCTGGTGTCATTGTGGCCAACATGACAGAATGGAAACACCAACGCATCACAAAGCAGTTAGAAAAATGGATGCAGAAAAATGTAGC AGAAAATCTATATAGCAGCACTCTTGCGGGAGGTGTGGCCACTTCTCCAATGCTCATAGTTTTCCATGGAAAATATACAACTATTAATCCTTTGTGGCATATTCGACATTTAG GCTGGAGTCCTGATGCTAGATACTCAGAGCATTTTCTTCAGGAGGCCAAGTTGCTTCATTGGAATGGGAGATATAAGCCTTGGGGCTACCCTAGTGGTCACATTGACTTTTGGGAAAAATGGTTTGTTCCTGACCCTTCAGGAACTTTTAAACTGATTCGTCCTAACAGCTAA
- the GLT8D2 gene encoding glycosyltransferase 8 domain-containing protein 2 isoform X1 yields MALLRKINQILLFLLVLTLCVILYNKVQKTPSAILTNESIDLESIEEMEEEIPVVLCAAAGRMGATIAAINSIYTNTDSNVLFYIVGIKSSIPHIRKWIENSKLKDIKFKIVEFNPMVLKGKIRPDATRPELLQPLNFVRFYLPLLTHEHEKVIYLDDDVIVQGDIQDLYDTKLIGGHAAAFSDDCDLPSTHEMVRSVGMQNTYMGFLDYRKQTIRDLGISPSTCTFNPGVIVANMTEWKHQRITKQLEKWMQKNVAENLYSSTLAGGVATSPMLIVFHGKYTTINPLWHIRHLGWSPDARYSEHFLQEAKLLHWNGRYKPWGYPSGHIDFWEKWFVPDPSGTFKLIRPNS; encoded by the exons ATGGCTTTATTACGAAAAA TTAATCAGATCCTACTCTTCCTTCTTGTTTTGACTCTCTGTGTTATTCTGTATAATAAAGTTCAAAAGACGCCATCTGCTATTCTGACTAATGAATCCA TTGATTTGGAGAGCATAGAGgagatggaagaagaaattccAGTTGTGCTATGTGCTGCTGCAGGCAGAATGGGTGCAACAATAGCTGCAATCAACAGTATTTATACCAACACGGATTCAAATGTCTTGTTCTACATAGTTGGGATAAAGAGCAGCATTCCACATATCAG GAAGTGGATTGAAAACTCTAAATTGAAAGATATCAAGTTTAAAATTGTGGAATTCAATCCTATGGTGCTTAAAGGGAAAATCAGACCAGACGCAACACGTCCTGAATTACTTCAGCCT CTAAACTTTGTTCGATTTTACCTCCCTCTACTTACCCATGAacatgaaaaagtgatttatcttgATGATGATGTGATTGTACAAG GAGACATCCAAGATCTATATGATACGAAGTTAATCGGAGGACATGCTGCAGCTTTTTCAGATGACTGTGATCTACCTTCAACTCATGAAATGGTTAGAAGCGTAGGaatgcag AACACTTATATGGGCTTCCTGGACTATCGAAAGCAAACAATCCGAGATCTTGGTATAAGTCCCAGCACCTGCACATTTAATCCTGGTGTCATTGTGGCCAACATGACAGAATGGAAACACCAACGCATCACAAAGCAGTTAGAAAAATGGATGCAGAAAAATGTAGC AGAAAATCTATATAGCAGCACTCTTGCGGGAGGTGTGGCCACTTCTCCAATGCTCATAGTTTTCCATGGAAAATATACAACTATTAATCCTTTGTGGCATATTCGACATTTAG GCTGGAGTCCTGATGCTAGATACTCAGAGCATTTTCTTCAGGAGGCCAAGTTGCTTCATTGGAATGGGAGATATAAGCCTTGGGGCTACCCTAGTGGTCACATTGACTTTTGGGAAAAATGGTTTGTTCCTGACCCTTCAGGAACTTTTAAACTGATTCGTCCTAACAGCTAA